One window of the Microvirga mediterraneensis genome contains the following:
- the rpiA gene encoding ribose-5-phosphate isomerase RpiA produces MSDNLKRAAADRAAELVTDGMRLGLGTGSTAAHFVSAIGERVRAGLKVVGVPTSEATREQAQREGIPLSTLDETPDLDLTVDGADEIDDDLRLIKGGGGALLREKIVASASQRMIVIADGSKLVSKLGRFPLPIEVVPFGLTATERAIVRLLDSLGMSGELILRHAPDGAAYVTDGGHFILDAHLGRIDKPNVLASTLNNIPGVVEHGLFLGLATGAILATGDGLVELGQL; encoded by the coding sequence GTGAGCGACAATCTCAAGCGTGCTGCGGCCGACAGGGCTGCCGAACTCGTCACGGACGGCATGAGGCTGGGCCTGGGAACCGGCTCGACCGCGGCGCATTTCGTGTCGGCCATCGGCGAGCGGGTCCGGGCCGGGCTCAAGGTGGTAGGCGTTCCCACCTCCGAGGCCACCCGTGAGCAGGCGCAGCGCGAGGGCATTCCTCTGTCGACCCTCGACGAGACCCCGGACCTGGACCTGACGGTCGACGGAGCCGACGAGATCGACGACGACCTGCGCCTCATCAAGGGCGGCGGCGGCGCTCTGCTGCGCGAGAAGATCGTGGCCTCCGCGAGCCAGCGGATGATCGTCATCGCCGACGGATCCAAGCTCGTTTCGAAGCTCGGCCGCTTTCCCCTTCCCATCGAGGTCGTGCCCTTCGGCCTCACGGCCACCGAGCGCGCCATCGTCAGGCTGCTGGACAGCCTGGGCATGAGCGGCGAATTGATCCTGCGGCACGCTCCCGATGGAGCCGCCTATGTCACCGACGGTGGCCATTTCATTCTCGATGCGCATCTCGGGCGCATCGACAAGCCGAACGTGCTTGCCTCGACGCTGAACAACATCCCCGGCGTCGTGGAGCACGGTCTTTTCCTGGGTCTGGCCACCGGAGCGATCCTCGCGACGGGTGACGGGCTCGTCGAACTCGGTCAGCTCTGA
- a CDS encoding HAD family hydrolase — protein sequence MAIDTPHIVSPIAVFDLDGTLADTAGDLVGTLNVILEREGLASLPVAKARDMIGAGARALIERGFEAAGKELAPAYLDELFRQFMVHYGENICIRTQLYPGVAAALDRLERAGFILAVCTNKVEEHSVKLLDELGVGRRFAANCGRDTFPYFKPDPRHLTLTIERAGGSPSRAVMIGDSRTDIVTAQNAGIPVIAVPFGYTDVPVRELGPDLVIDHFDDLFSAVQTIMRPLAA from the coding sequence ATGGCCATTGATACCCCGCACATCGTCTCGCCCATCGCAGTCTTCGACCTCGATGGAACCCTGGCAGACACGGCCGGCGATCTCGTCGGGACTCTCAATGTGATTCTCGAACGCGAGGGCCTCGCTTCCCTGCCGGTCGCCAAAGCGCGCGACATGATCGGCGCCGGCGCCCGCGCCTTGATCGAACGCGGGTTCGAGGCCGCCGGCAAGGAGCTGGCGCCCGCCTATCTCGACGAGCTGTTCCGCCAGTTCATGGTCCATTACGGAGAGAACATCTGCATCCGGACGCAGCTCTATCCGGGCGTCGCCGCGGCGCTGGACCGGCTGGAACGGGCAGGGTTCATCCTGGCGGTCTGCACGAACAAGGTCGAGGAGCACTCGGTCAAGCTGCTCGACGAACTCGGCGTCGGCAGGCGTTTCGCGGCCAATTGCGGCCGGGACACCTTTCCCTATTTCAAGCCCGATCCGCGCCACCTGACCCTGACCATCGAGCGCGCCGGAGGGAGCCCGTCCCGGGCGGTCATGATCGGCGATTCACGGACCGATATCGTGACGGCGCAGAATGCCGGAATCCCGGTGATCGCGGTTCCGTTCGGCTACACGGACGTGCCGGTGCGCGAACTCGGCCCGGATCTCGTCATCGACCACTTCGACGATCTTTTCTCCGCCGTGCAGACCATCATGAGGCCGCTGGCGGCATGA
- a CDS encoding L,D-transpeptidase produces the protein MGRTRAALTGLACAFVALATPAAAFTAIDPLTRQPLYSAEDALKAQAAPVAREVVSFDGRYAPGTIVVSTSERRLWFVLGNGQAIQYGVGVGRPGFTWSGSHSVTMKREWPDWRPPAAMLKRRPDLPRYMKGGLDNPLGARALYIGSTIYRIHGSNEPETIGEAVSSGCIRMTNEDVTDLYNRAKVGAKVVVLR, from the coding sequence ATGGGACGCACTCGCGCTGCCCTGACCGGGCTCGCCTGCGCCTTCGTCGCCCTCGCGACGCCGGCTGCGGCATTTACGGCAATCGATCCTTTGACCCGCCAGCCGCTCTACAGCGCTGAAGATGCCCTGAAGGCCCAGGCCGCGCCGGTCGCGCGCGAGGTCGTGTCGTTCGACGGCCGCTATGCGCCCGGCACCATTGTCGTGTCGACGAGCGAACGCCGCCTCTGGTTCGTGCTCGGCAACGGTCAGGCCATCCAATACGGCGTCGGCGTCGGACGTCCGGGCTTCACCTGGTCGGGCTCCCATTCCGTCACCATGAAGCGCGAGTGGCCGGATTGGCGCCCGCCGGCAGCCATGCTCAAGCGCCGTCCCGACCTGCCCCGCTACATGAAGGGTGGGCTGGACAACCCGCTCGGCGCCCGCGCCCTCTACATCGGCAGCACGATCTATCGCATTCACGGCTCTAACGAGCCCGAGACCATCGGCGAGGCCGTGTCCTCCGGCTGCATCCGCATGACCAACGAAGACGTGACGGACCTCTACAACCGCGCCAAGGTCGGCGCGAAAGTCGTAGTTCTGCGCTAA
- a CDS encoding gamma-butyrobetaine hydroxylase-like domain-containing protein produces MTSERWPTELRLAKDKRSLRIVFDDGAAFDLPAEYLRVTSPSAEVQGHSPAERKTVPGKREVQIIGVEPVGNYAVKLVFDDMHDTGIYGWDYLYRLGVEQGEKWQAYLDELAAKGLSRDRMR; encoded by the coding sequence ATGACATCTGAACGCTGGCCGACGGAACTTCGCCTCGCCAAGGACAAGCGCAGCCTTCGTATCGTCTTCGACGACGGAGCGGCCTTCGATCTGCCGGCCGAGTACCTGAGGGTGACGAGCCCCTCCGCCGAGGTCCAGGGTCACAGCCCTGCCGAGCGCAAGACGGTGCCGGGCAAGCGGGAGGTGCAGATCATCGGCGTGGAGCCGGTCGGCAACTACGCCGTGAAGCTCGTCTTCGACGACATGCACGACACCGGGATCTACGGCTGGGACTATCTCTATCGGCTCGGAGTCGAGCAGGGGGAGAAGTGGCAGGCCTATCTCGACGAGCTGGCCGCGAAGGGTCTGTCGCGGGACCGGATGCGGTGA
- the moaA gene encoding GTP 3',8-cyclase MoaA has translation MGAFPAHLENADTGRSLLDPFGRAITYLRVSVTDRCDFRCVYCMSEDMAFLPKRDLLTLEELDRICTAFVDRGVRKLRITGGEPLVRRDIMTLFGSLSRHLDSGALDELTVTTNGSQLARHAKDLAACGVRRINVSMDTLDADKFRAITRWGDLDKVLQGLDAAQNAGLKVKINAVALKGVNEGEIVHLLEWAHGRGMDLTLIEVMPLGEIDGQRIDQFLPLSLVRARLAEHYTLEELADRTGGPARYVRVKETGGRLGFITPMTHNFCESCNRVRLTCTGQLFMCLGQEDAADLRGPVRSSTSDELLERAIVDAIARKPKGHDFIIDRRHARPALSRHMSVTGG, from the coding sequence ATGGGAGCCTTTCCGGCCCATCTCGAGAATGCCGATACCGGCCGGTCCCTCCTGGACCCGTTCGGCCGGGCGATCACGTATCTCCGCGTATCGGTGACGGATCGCTGCGATTTCCGCTGCGTTTATTGCATGTCCGAAGACATGGCCTTTCTGCCGAAGCGCGACCTGCTGACCCTGGAAGAGCTCGACCGCATCTGCACGGCCTTCGTCGACAGGGGGGTGCGCAAGCTGCGCATCACCGGCGGCGAGCCCCTGGTGCGGCGGGATATCATGACCCTGTTCGGTTCCCTGTCGCGCCATCTGGATTCAGGCGCGCTGGACGAGCTCACCGTCACCACCAACGGTTCGCAGCTCGCCCGCCACGCCAAGGACCTCGCCGCCTGCGGCGTGAGGCGGATCAACGTGTCGATGGACACCCTCGATGCCGACAAGTTCCGGGCCATCACCCGCTGGGGTGACCTCGACAAGGTGCTCCAAGGGCTGGATGCGGCGCAGAATGCGGGCCTCAAGGTCAAGATCAACGCGGTTGCCTTGAAAGGCGTGAACGAGGGCGAGATCGTGCACCTGCTCGAATGGGCGCACGGTCGTGGCATGGATCTGACCCTCATCGAGGTCATGCCGCTCGGCGAGATCGACGGACAGCGCATCGATCAGTTCCTGCCGCTGTCCCTCGTCCGCGCTCGCCTTGCCGAACATTACACGCTGGAGGAACTTGCCGACCGCACCGGAGGGCCGGCGCGCTACGTGCGCGTGAAGGAGACAGGCGGCAGGCTCGGCTTCATCACGCCGATGACCCACAATTTCTGCGAGAGCTGCAACCGGGTGCGGCTGACCTGCACGGGCCAGCTCTTCATGTGCCTCGGCCAGGAGGATGCCGCCGACCTGCGGGGCCCGGTGCGCTCCTCCACGTCCGACGAGCTGCTCGAGCGCGCCATCGTCGATGCCATCGCCCGCAAGCCGAAGGGTCACGACTTCATCATCGACCGGCGCCACGCCCGTCCGGCGCTGAGCCGGCACATGAGTGTCACAGGCGGTTAG